In one Corallococcus sp. EGB genomic region, the following are encoded:
- the nadD gene encoding nicotinate (nicotinamide) nucleotide adenylyltransferase, translated as MKVALLGGSFNPPHVGHLMAASYVHATQGVDAVWLMPTFHHPFGKQLESFDARVRMCDALCRETSGWLQTSLVEREVGGGGRTVDTLAFLVERYPDTQFSLIIGSDILRDLPHWKDFERIQRMARVLVLYRAGYPAPDTVGPPLAEVSSTLVRDQLARGIEPGELVPSAVLAVAREEGLYGLRVARAP; from the coding sequence GTGAAGGTCGCGCTGCTCGGAGGCTCGTTCAACCCGCCGCACGTGGGCCACCTGATGGCGGCCTCCTACGTCCATGCGACGCAGGGCGTGGACGCGGTGTGGCTGATGCCCACGTTCCACCATCCGTTCGGCAAGCAGCTGGAGTCGTTCGACGCGCGCGTGCGCATGTGCGACGCGCTCTGCCGCGAGACGTCCGGCTGGCTCCAGACGAGCCTGGTGGAGCGCGAGGTGGGCGGCGGCGGGCGCACGGTGGACACGCTCGCGTTCCTGGTGGAGCGGTACCCGGACACGCAGTTCTCGCTGATCATCGGCAGCGACATCCTGAGGGACCTGCCGCACTGGAAGGACTTCGAGCGCATCCAGCGGATGGCGCGCGTGCTGGTGCTCTACCGCGCCGGCTACCCGGCGCCGGACACGGTGGGGCCGCCACTGGCGGAGGTGTCCTCCACGCTGGTGCGCGACCAGCTTGCGCGCGGCATCGAGCCTGGGGAACTGGTGCCCTCGGCGGTGCTCGCGGTGGCGCGCGAGGAGGGCCTGTACGGCCTGCGTGTGGCGCGCGCTCCGTAG
- a CDS encoding Rossmann-like and DUF2520 domain-containing protein — MVIVGAGRLGGALALALQAKRWPVRVHSRDDAGRERARALGLKPATSADLRKARVCVLCVPDAAVPSVSEALSRELPRTVALVHTAGALPLSALGTQRGRAVGSFHPLCAVSSARDSLAGHTAAISTRSPALRAVLQRMAEDVGFAMFDVPEAHRAAYHAGAVLSAGGLVALADAAVGALGAAGIEPEAALKALLPLMRSALRGIEARGLAGGLTGPIVRGDAGVVAAHLAALPADIAPLYAQLSRRALRLASERLKPEPRAALEALLAKK; from the coding sequence GTGGTCATCGTCGGGGCGGGCCGGCTCGGTGGCGCGCTCGCGTTGGCGCTGCAGGCAAAGCGATGGCCCGTGCGCGTGCACTCACGCGACGACGCGGGTCGCGAGCGCGCGCGAGCCCTGGGCCTCAAGCCCGCGACCTCAGCGGACCTGAGAAAGGCGCGCGTCTGCGTGCTGTGCGTTCCGGACGCGGCGGTGCCCTCCGTGTCCGAGGCCCTCTCCCGTGAGCTGCCGCGCACGGTGGCGCTGGTGCACACCGCGGGCGCCCTGCCCCTCTCCGCGCTGGGGACGCAGCGGGGCCGCGCGGTGGGCTCGTTCCATCCGCTGTGCGCCGTGTCCTCCGCGCGTGACTCGCTCGCGGGCCATACGGCGGCCATCAGCACGCGCTCCCCCGCCCTGCGCGCCGTGCTCCAGCGCATGGCGGAGGACGTGGGCTTCGCGATGTTCGACGTGCCGGAGGCGCACCGGGCCGCCTACCACGCTGGCGCCGTGTTGAGCGCGGGCGGACTCGTGGCCCTGGCGGACGCGGCGGTGGGCGCGCTGGGCGCCGCGGGCATCGAACCGGAGGCCGCGCTGAAGGCCCTGCTGCCGCTGATGCGCTCGGCGCTGCGAGGCATCGAAGCGCGCGGCCTTGCGGGTGGACTCACCGGCCCCATCGTCCGGGGGGACGCGGGTGTCGTCGCGGCGCACCTCGCGGCGCTTCCCGCGGACATCGCCCCGCTCTACGCGCAGCTCTCGCGGCGGGCCCTGCGGCTGGCGTCGGAGCGGCTCAAGCCAGAGCCACGTGCGGCGCTGGAGGCCCTGCTCGCGAAGAAGTGA
- a CDS encoding AAA family ATPase, with amino-acid sequence MVDSTDLAQVLHEAHDIARSVAQKPTSAHVLLALFTVENRAQLLLKEKGVDEDALLQLITEAPAETGNVVQELTARARELASTFRAGEADCLHLLIAIIRKRCAASDLLGRTGLDLISLSNTALAYSTSGGLPRRLQPGYGQALAARAPVGRPVGAPPSPLPSSTFALSVPRPAPAPAPVMTPPVTTPPVTRSTPALSPRDLIDVDEDDVTQDTAEPVPPMPRMAPPAPSAPVARAAPPASPPASPAPVARPSTPPPAQAKGQPLTLDAKAFPMLTSLGRNLSQAAREGKLDPVVGRAREVEEVIDILGKRRTNNPCLLGEPGVGKTAVVEGVAQRLLGLRGTLAEKILVELDMATLVAGTQLRGSFSEKLNALKEEVRRAEGRVVVFIDEIHTLVGAGSTGEGPQDAANELKTAMARGEFPCIGATTHDEYRKFIAADPALERRFTPVVVHEPSVPETVQILQGIIGRYEEHHALRYLPEALEAAASLASRYVTDRFMPDKAISVVDLAGSRCHREGKHRVDAADVARVVAKLAGVPEERLLMNDSARLLRLENDLAERVIGHSDPVVRIARVIRRNYAGFASRRPMGSFLFLGPTGVGKTEMARALAEVLFGNRDALVRLDMSEMSESHGVSRLIGSPAGYVGFGEGGQLTEPVRRRPSSVVVLDEIEKAHREVQMLLLQVLEEGRLTDGKGRHIDFSNTVIVMTTNLGAEAFNRTGRAVGFGAADAAAASALDMASDTARKALPPELWNRIDERLPFRPLAEQEVAKIATLILAESSKRLATERGIVYTAGTDVVGHLLKSGGFDPMLGARPMRQVVQRLVEGPLAERILSGEFGAGDRVRVAVQAGQLQFARDAA; translated from the coding sequence ATGGTCGACAGCACGGATCTCGCCCAGGTTCTCCATGAGGCGCATGACATCGCCCGCAGCGTCGCCCAGAAGCCCACGTCCGCCCACGTGTTGCTGGCGCTGTTCACGGTGGAGAACCGCGCGCAGCTCCTCCTGAAGGAGAAGGGCGTGGACGAGGACGCGCTCCTGCAGCTCATCACGGAGGCCCCGGCGGAGACGGGCAACGTGGTGCAGGAGCTGACCGCGCGCGCCCGCGAGTTGGCCAGCACCTTCCGCGCGGGCGAGGCGGACTGTCTGCACCTGCTCATCGCCATCATCCGCAAGCGCTGCGCGGCGAGCGACCTCCTGGGGCGGACGGGGCTGGACCTCATCTCCCTGTCCAACACGGCGCTCGCGTACTCCACGAGCGGCGGGCTGCCGCGCCGCCTCCAGCCGGGCTACGGCCAGGCGCTGGCCGCGCGCGCCCCGGTGGGCCGTCCGGTGGGCGCGCCGCCGTCCCCCCTTCCCTCCTCCACGTTCGCGCTGAGCGTGCCGCGCCCGGCGCCGGCACCGGCGCCGGTCATGACGCCCCCGGTGACGACGCCGCCGGTCACGCGCTCGACGCCCGCGCTGTCGCCGCGCGACCTCATCGACGTGGACGAGGACGACGTGACGCAGGACACCGCGGAGCCCGTGCCGCCGATGCCGCGCATGGCGCCTCCCGCGCCGTCGGCCCCGGTGGCTCGCGCGGCGCCGCCCGCCTCGCCTCCCGCGTCCCCTGCTCCGGTTGCCCGCCCGTCCACGCCGCCGCCCGCGCAGGCCAAGGGTCAGCCGCTGACGCTGGATGCCAAGGCCTTCCCGATGCTCACGTCGCTGGGCCGCAACCTGAGCCAGGCAGCCCGCGAGGGGAAGCTGGATCCGGTGGTGGGCCGCGCGCGCGAGGTCGAGGAGGTCATCGACATCCTGGGCAAGCGCCGCACCAACAACCCGTGCCTGCTGGGCGAGCCCGGCGTGGGCAAGACGGCGGTGGTGGAGGGCGTGGCGCAGCGCCTGTTGGGCCTGCGTGGCACGCTGGCGGAGAAGATCCTCGTCGAGCTGGACATGGCCACGCTGGTGGCGGGCACGCAGCTGCGCGGCTCGTTCTCCGAGAAGCTCAACGCCCTCAAGGAAGAGGTGCGGCGGGCCGAGGGGCGCGTGGTCGTCTTCATTGACGAGATCCACACGCTGGTGGGCGCGGGCTCCACGGGCGAGGGCCCGCAGGACGCGGCCAACGAGCTGAAGACGGCGATGGCGCGCGGCGAGTTCCCCTGCATCGGGGCGACGACGCACGACGAGTACCGCAAGTTCATCGCGGCGGACCCGGCGCTGGAGCGCCGCTTCACGCCGGTGGTGGTGCACGAGCCGTCGGTTCCGGAGACGGTGCAGATCCTCCAGGGCATCATCGGACGCTACGAGGAGCACCACGCGCTGCGCTACCTGCCGGAGGCGCTGGAGGCGGCCGCGTCGCTGGCGAGCCGCTACGTGACGGACCGGTTCATGCCGGACAAGGCCATCAGCGTGGTGGACCTGGCGGGCAGCCGCTGCCACCGCGAGGGCAAGCACCGGGTGGACGCGGCGGACGTGGCGCGCGTGGTGGCGAAGCTGGCGGGCGTGCCGGAAGAGCGGCTGTTGATGAACGACTCCGCGCGGCTGCTCCGGTTGGAGAACGACCTGGCGGAGCGCGTGATTGGCCACAGCGACCCGGTGGTGCGCATCGCGAGGGTCATCCGCCGCAACTACGCGGGCTTCGCGTCACGTCGGCCCATGGGCAGCTTCCTCTTCCTGGGCCCCACGGGCGTGGGCAAGACGGAGATGGCGCGGGCGCTGGCGGAGGTGCTCTTCGGCAACCGGGACGCGCTGGTGCGCCTGGACATGAGCGAGATGTCCGAGTCCCACGGCGTGTCGCGCCTCATCGGTTCGCCCGCGGGCTACGTGGGCTTCGGCGAGGGCGGGCAGCTCACGGAGCCGGTGCGCCGGCGGCCGTCGTCGGTGGTGGTGCTGGACGAGATCGAGAAGGCGCACCGCGAGGTGCAGATGCTGCTGCTCCAGGTGCTGGAGGAGGGGCGGCTGACGGACGGCAAGGGCCGGCACATCGACTTCTCGAACACGGTCATCGTGATGACCACGAACCTGGGCGCGGAGGCGTTCAACCGCACGGGCCGCGCGGTGGGCTTCGGCGCGGCGGACGCGGCGGCGGCCAGCGCGCTCGACATGGCGTCGGACACGGCGCGCAAGGCGCTGCCTCCCGAGCTGTGGAACCGCATCGACGAGCGGCTGCCGTTCCGTCCGCTGGCGGAGCAGGAGGTGGCGAAGATCGCCACGCTCATCCTGGCGGAGAGCAGCAAGCGGCTCGCGACGGAGCGCGGCATCGTCTACACGGCGGGCACGGACGTGGTGGGGCACCTGCTCAAGTCCGGCGGCTTCGACCCGATGCTGGGCGCGCGTCCGATGCGCCAGGTGGTGCAGCGGCTGGTGGAAGGCCCCCTGGCGGAGCGCATCCTGTCCGGCGAGTTCGGCGCGGGCGACCGCGTGCGCGTGGCCGTGCAGGCCGGTCAGCTCCAGTTCGCGCGGGACGCCGCCTGA